The Peromyscus maniculatus bairdii isolate BWxNUB_F1_BW_parent chromosome 3, HU_Pman_BW_mat_3.1, whole genome shotgun sequence genome segment ttgctttttttgtttttgttttttttttttgtttgtttgtttttttttttttttttttttttttttggagctgaggatcgaacccagggccttgtgcttgctaggcaagcgatctaccactgagctaaatccccaaccccgagagTACATTGTTTATATGGAGCTGCACAGTATCCTTCACCTTTGACCTcattgtttccacagaaaacatcACTTAGTAAAGGTTCTTTCTTTTTAGGGGTTCTAAATGCTAAGGTTCACCTTTTTTGATATGAAATTCTAAGAGTTTAGACAAATACAGAACAGACTGTCACCTTGAAGGTCTGTATGCACACTTTTTCTTCATTCACACACATCCCTTGCATCAGCCAGTGATCTGTTAGCTGCTGTTCCTTTTAAGGATTATCTTATGAAGTGACCCAGTAAGCACTGCCTTTGCCATCTCTTTCCACCTAATAAGATGCACTGGAAGTTAATTTGAGTTGATTTATCACTCGcttactcttctctcttgctgcaCAGGAATTTGTTGTGCGGAAGTCCACCTGTCCTTCCATTCCTGTGTTGTGAATTCCATTCCTTTAATTTACAGTGACTGTGAAGAATGCTACAGGAAAGGCTAGCATGCATCATATTCTCATATGATTTGTGCAGAACTGGGAGTGTGATTGAACAACAGCTGGCTCATATGGTGAGTGTGTGGTGGAGCAAGATCTATCACAGTTTCCTCAAAATCTTCTGTAGTTGTCCTTCCCTCTGATGGTCAGCGGCTGACTGACGCTGTTCTGATGACCCACACCAGTCTCATTGTGGCTTTGATGTTTCTCACCTAGTTCCACTGAATCCTCTCATGTGCTAATTTACTAAGGTATGTCTTAGTTGTGAAAGGCGTGCCCAtgtcttcttccctctttctgagACATGAGAGTGAATGCTGGAATAGAACCGACTGTGCAGCCACAACTGGCCTTGAATGTGTGACCCTGgtacttcagcctcctgaatgctaggacaATAGATACGCACCCACATGTCTCAGCATCTTCTTGTCTTTCCTACATGTACCACCTGGatcatttccttcatttcctccAGTGTTCTTGActactacttcttcttcttcttcttcttcttcttcttcttcttcttcttcttcttcttcttcttcttcttcttctcctcctcctcctcctcctcctcctcctcctcctcctcctcctcttcctcctcctcctcctcctcctccttctccttctcctcctcctcctcttcctcctcctcctcctccttcttcttttttgttcttgaCTTCTTAATAGTTGCAAATATTCTGTCATGTCAACTAACGATGTAAAATTCCATTTTGTTAATATCTGGCTCAAAATGTAGAAAGTCAACCTAATTTAATGTTTTTCCAAATTGTCCACATCTGTCACCCAAttcgtttcattttgtttttgtttgtttcaaggcagggtttcactctgttctctggctgtcctggaactcactatatagacctggttggcctcaaactcaaagagatccatctgcctctgcctctcaagtgttgggattaaagatgtgcaccacaatAGCCAGCTCACCACCcagttttaaagttatttctttaaataaaaatcctAAAAGCAGAACTATGTAATCAAAatatgtgtgtggctgtcacGATGTCACTATAATTAAGTGGATTTAGTCTGTCACATATCCTTGAATTGTTCTTCTGAAATATCAAATGACACATAATTCTATGTCACATATGTAAGAAATACCTGCAGCAGCATTTGATGTTTTATAACTAAACATGCATGGCAAGTCTCTTGCTTCCATGGCATTGATGGCTGTCCTGCTGGGTGACTTTGCATGTCTGATTTTCAGAGTTTAATGTCACAAGAAACACTTGATCCAGAAAGTCACAGCTCTTGGAGCTAAGAGCAGGCTGAGAGCTTTTTACCATTAAATTTTGTTGCTTTTGAGGCAGGTtatcatacagcccaggctggcctcacctcactgtagccaaggctggcaggGCTGAAGATCTCTCAAAGGCTGAGCAGGGCCAGTGCTACCTCCTGAGGCTCTAGGAAGAACTTCTCTGCTGCTCTGAGACACTGAGGCTAAGAGTCGGACTGTTAGAAAATGTTCACCGTTTGGGAAAAgtcttctgtgttttaaaactTGTAAAATTACATTTTGGCACTCAAGGgtcttttcacttttttatttcgGGGAGAATATACTTCGTAACTGAACACATTTTTTATTATGATAAAGCACATATAAGCGTTTCCCGTCTTAAGCACGCTGCTTGGAGTCATTTACGTCTTTACCCACCACCGTCTGTaacacttcttcctcctccacccagcCAGTCGCCCTTGGCTGTCCTCCTGAGCTGAGAACGATACCTGCTCTGTCTCTACCTGTGGAAATCTCTCAGCTCTTCCTGCTCCAAGTGGTCCACACAGAATCCATTCTGTGTGACTCTTAATCAGTCAGCATGATGACTTCATGTTCGTCTGTGTGGTACCAGGTGCAGAATCCCCTTTGTTTTAAAGCCCTGTGTAGAGACTGTAATTTGTTTATCCATCCTTAGGACTGCTTTTTATacatagactctctctctctctctctctctctctctctctctctctctctctctctctctctccctctccctctccgtgtgtgtgtgtgtgtgtgtgtgtgtgtgtgtgtgtgtttccatacctTATTTGGCAAAACAGAGATAGCTGAGGAAGTTGAATGACTGAAGCCTATAACATCTGTCAGATATTTATAAGTAGTATGTGTAATCCAGGCCATGACATGTAAGATCCATTTTCTATGTCTCCCTTGAAGACATCCTGGAGAGTATAAAACACTTATGTATCTGGCATGTGGCTTTTCTTTTATGTCTGCCATCCACATATATCATAATAAATAGgtttaacagaaataaaaataataactctgggggctggagagatggctcagcagttaagagcactggcagctcttccagaggttccaggttcaagtcccagcaatcacatggtggctcacagtcatctataatgggatctgatgccctcttctagtatgcaggcatacatgcagatagaacaccatatgaataaatcttgaaaaattataaaaaataaaactaaaaaaagagtAACTCTGTATTTTCATTGTAAAGGAAGCTCATATGAGCTACGCCACAATGCGCCGCTCTGGAGGCAGTACACCAGCTCATCTTAAGGGAACTCACCCATCCCTAGACAACCACGTGTTTACTGCCCTCTCACACATGGATTTGAAAATGTTAATTACACTTTTTTCAGTGCTGAGGACCAAAAAAGGGCTTGCGGTGGCGTAGCCATGGCCTATCAGAATCGACATACAGTAAAACATGGGATCGTCACTTACACTTCTTAAGTAGGCACTGACGCTGTCcaaggtgtacatcaccacaaAGAAACTCATGAGGCACAGAATGGTCCAAGTGGCTCTTCGTTCTGCAGATGGCTTGTGGGAAAGGCTGGTGCTGTAGAGAACACGGGACTTCTTATGTCTGCATAGGAAAGTCACCATGTACCCACTGGAGAGGGCCATGAGACCCACAAAGATGACGTCCCTGGAGGTCAACAGTATATAAAATGTGTGCTGAACAGAGTAATTCATGGGCACAAGAGAGCAAGATTCAGTGAGGTACATAAGATGAGATGAGGTCAGATTAGGGGTCGCAACCACGTATGATATGAGGGGACTGCCAATGGATGTGTagaagacactgagaaaaagaagGCAGCCTAACATGTGGTATGGAGATTTGTGTTTGAACTTGGCTAGACAGGAGCTTCTGGGACTGAGGGTGATGGCCTGGAGGATGCTGAGCAGGCtagaggcacacagagagaggctCCTAAAAAACCTGTACAAGAACATAATAAGTTTACATGTGGTGtcaccccatctcctccagggcataAAAATGTCTGTGGCTACTAAACTCATGACCAGCAGCATCAGTATGTGGATTAGGGCCAAGAGACCAATGGGCAGGTCGGTGAGTCTGGGCCTCTGCCCACGAATGAGCCTGAGGATGTGGAGGAGAAGGGCACTGTTGCCTAAGATCCCAATTCCAGCTTCAGAATAAATGGTGTTTCTTGCCTTAGTGTTATGGAGCAGTTTAttggtttcattcattttatggCTGACAGAAGCAGGTAGGGACTGTGGGGGGAGAACAGCAAGAAGATTCCATAGCACAAATCTAGCCTCGCTCATCAACTTCAGTCAGTGACAGCATTGTGAGCTCAGGGAGACCTGTCGGGGATTCACAGTTCAGCCTTATTCCACTCACTGTCACCTCCACCTCCAACTGTCCAGAAGCCATGCCCGCTCTCCCTGTTGTTCCGACACTTGCACCCCATCAGTATAGAAGCTTTCTGCTGTATTAAAAAGTGCCCTGGGTCATAGAAGCACTTCTTTTCCTATCGCTTCACATTTGAGGTTTCCTGAGGCAAAAGCAGCTTGTCTTTCATCGGCAGCATCCTGATTGTCAGGGATATAACAGCCCTACAGTTTTCAAGGAAGTTCAGTGAGGATTGTAAGAAATCAGAAATGAGACCCTGGCATGAAACAGTGTCCTTGGGTCAAATAGGCCCAGAGTCGTTACCTTCCAGTCTCTCTGTGTTCTGCTCACTTGCTGCAGACCTAGTGCTCTCCGTGTGGCTCTGTAGGGAGCTCTGAGAAGTGGGAACTCTGAATCCAGGCTGCTCCACATTCTACCCACAGTCTGCCATTTCCTCTGAGCGTGACCCTGAGCACTCTGAGTCTGAGCCTCGCTCACCTCCTCTAGAACATATGGACAGTCATGTGCCTGTGTCAGGGAGACCCTTGGTGTGAAAGAAGATGAAGTCTATGTGCCAAGCATGGCGGTGTTTCCTGAACAGGGTGAGCTGTGGAAGTGTCTGCTGCTGGCTTTATTCTCATGAGGTTCCTTATGCTTGTGACTTGGGAGAGTGaatgctgttttaaaaacaattgaTCAGCTCTGCCTTGCCTGAAACAGAGAAGATTAAATATGAAAGCAGTCAAAAGTCTGTGCAGCCCTTTTCCAGGGCACTCCGGTAGCATTTTTGCCTTTTCTGTGAATCCCATTTTGTAACTGCATCTGAGATATGTGTTCATGTCACAGCATAACAAAAGCCCCC includes the following:
- the LOC107399885 gene encoding vomeronasal type-1 receptor 54-like, yielding MNETNKLLHNTKARNTIYSEAGIGILGNSALLLHILRLIRGQRPRLTDLPIGLLALIHILMLLVMSLVATDIFMPWRRWGDTTCKLIMFLYRFFRSLSLCASSLLSILQAITLSPRSSCLAKFKHKSPYHMLGCLLFLSVFYTSIGSPLISYVVATPNLTSSHLMYLTESCSLVPMNYSVQHTFYILLTSRDVIFVGLMALSSGYMVTFLCRHKKSRVLYSTSLSHKPSAERRATWTILCLMSFFVVMYTLDSVSAYLRSVSDDPMFYCMSILIGHGYATASPFLVLSTEKSVINIFKSMCERAVNTWLSRDG